A genomic window from Engraulis encrasicolus isolate BLACKSEA-1 chromosome 14, IST_EnEncr_1.0, whole genome shotgun sequence includes:
- the chchd4a gene encoding mitochondrial intermembrane space import and assembly protein 40 yields the protein MSYCKQEGKDKIIFVTKEDHEAPSNAELVADDPNDPYEEHGLIMPNGDINWNCPCLGGMASGPCGQQFKEAFSCFHYSKEEVKGSECLENFRNMQECMQKFPELYPQEDDEPPKKAAAEGTTSEEEAAASTTTTTTTDTDSGSASAPPAPAEAESAPPAPAEVSALSDETLAAASPSAS from the exons ATGTCATATTGCAAGCAGGAGG GCAAAGACAAAATCATCTTTGTGACTAAGGAGGACCACGAAGCTCCCAGTAATGCGGAGCTAGTCGCAGATGACCCCAATGACCCTTATGAAGAACATG GACTGATAATGCCAAATGGGGACATCAACTGGAATTGCCCTTGCCTGGGCGGCATGGCCAGTGGCCCCTGTGGCCAGCAGTTCAAGGAGGCCTTCTCCTGTTTCCACTACAGCAAAGAGGAGGTGAAGGGCTCCGAGTGTCTGGAGAACTTTCGCAACATGCAGGAGTGCATGCAGAAGTTCCCGGAGCTCTATCCTCAGGAGGACGATGAACCGCCCAAAAAGGCTGCTGCGGAGGGTACAACAAGTGAAGAAGAAGCTGCTgcctcaaccaccaccaccaccactactgatACAGACTCTGGCTCTGCCTCTGCCCCTCCAGCCCCAGCAGAAGCTGAGTCTGCTCCTCCAGCCCCAGCAGAAGTTTCTGCCTTGTCAGATGAGACGCTAGCTGCAGCCAGCCCGTCCGCAAGCTAA